The proteins below come from a single Tachypleus tridentatus isolate NWPU-2018 chromosome 13, ASM421037v1, whole genome shotgun sequence genomic window:
- the LOC143237567 gene encoding glucose dehydrogenase [FAD, quinone]-like encodes MTEFVNFWPFVMPIAFYLFFYPRDRFSLTSEKFDLEYDYIVVGAGSAGAVVASRLSEDPRVTVLLLEAGGKENIVTDIPIAAAMIQKTPLDWAYQTEPQDAACFGHINRRSRWPRGKVLGGSSVLNYMLYIRGNPRDYDSWERDYGAYGWNWREVFPYFLKSEDNRDPSIANNGYHGKGGYLTVSTPPYATPLAHAFVAGGSSLGYPNIDLNGPIQTGFAIPQGTIRRGSRCSTSKAFLKPTKGRSNIDIVIFAFATKILFDENLIARAIQFDRLGLSHTVYARKEIILSAGTINTPQLLMLSGIGPKDNLLNLGIPVLADLPVGLNLQDHIYPGVLAYLVDYPVSAVQSRIFTAENIFRYFAFSDGPLTLLGGVEGLGFIKTKYANSSDDFPDVEVHFLSGSYGADAGHVFRGSQGINDELWQKVYLEFLEKDSFSLFPVLLRPRSRGFIKLRSSNPYDPPIIDPRYLTDERDVFTMVDSLKICLALGDTPGFRKYGARINPNVFPGCEGYVQWSDEYLACLARTITSTIYHPVGTCKMGNPHDPTTVVDPQLRVKHVKGLRVVDGSVMPTIVSGNTNAPIIMIAEKASDMIRGINSVFAQRSQNKI; translated from the exons TGGGCGCAGGATCAGCCGGAGCCGTGGTGGCTAGTCGACTCTCCGAAGACCCTAGAGTCACAGTACTTCTTCTTGAGGCAGGAGGGAAAGAGAATATTGTAACGGATATCCCTATTGCTGCGGCAATGATACAGAAGACTCCACTAGACTGGGCCTACCAGACAGAGCCACAAGACGCTGCTTGTTTTGGACACATCAATAGA AGAAGCAGATGGCCTCGAGGGAAAGTTCTTGGTGGGTCTAGTGTCCTCAACTACATGCTTTACATTAGAGGAAATCCTCGAGATTATGATAGCTGGGAAAGAGATTATGGTGCCTATGGGTGGAACTGGAGAGAGGTTTTCCCCTATTTCCTCAAGAGCGAAGACAATCGAGATCCTTCCATCGCCAATAACG GATACCACGGAAAAGGAGGTTACCTCACTGTATCGACGCCTCCTTACGCCACTCCTCTGGCACACGCCTTTGTTGCAGGAGGAAGCAGTCTAGGATATCCAAATATTGACCTCAATGGGCCCATTCAAACAG GATTTGCTATTCCACAAGGCACAATACGCCGAGGTTCACGTTGCAGCACCTCTAAGGCCTTTTTAAAACCAACTAAAGGACGATCAAACATAGATATTGTAATATTTGCTTTTGCAACAAAG ATTCTTTTCGACGAAAACTTGATAGCTCGAGCTATTCAGTTTGATAGATTAGGCTTATCTCACACAGTTTACGCTAGGAAGGAAATCATTCTTTCAGCTGGAACCATCAATACTCCTCAACTTTTAATGTTATCTGGAATTGGACCAAAGGATAACCTTTTGAACCTTGGG ATTCCGGTTCTAGCAGATCTACCTGTAGGCCTGAACCTTCAAGATCACATTTACCCCGGAGTCCTCGCTTATCTTGTAGATTACCCTGTCTCTGCTGTTCAGTCGCGAATTTTTACTGCTGAGAATATTTTCCGGTATTTTGCCTTTTCTGATG GTCCATTAACTCTCTTGGGAGGAGTGGAAGGATTAGGTTTCATTAAAACCAAATATGCTAATTCTTCTGACGACTTCCCTGATGTTGAGGTCCACTTTCTGTCTGGAAGTTACGGTGCTGATGCTGGTCACGTATTTCGCGGATCTCAAGGTATTAACGATGAG ttatggCAAAAAGTCTATTTGGAGTTCCTGGAGAAagattctttttctttatttcctgttttattaAGGCCCAGGAGTCGGGGCTTTATCAAACTACGCTCAAGTAATCCATACGATCCTCCAATCATTGATCCACGTTATCTCACAGATGAGCGAGATGTTTTCACCATGGTGGATT CACTGAAAATATGTTTGGCCCTGGGAGATACTCCAGGTTTCCGGAAGTATGGAGCTCGAATCAATCCTAATGTATTTCCAGGCTGCGAGGGCTACGTTCAGTGGAGTGATGAATACTTGGCTTGCCTTGCGCGAACCATTACGTCAACCATTTATCACCCTGTAGGCACGTGCAAAATGGGAAATCCTCATGATCCTACTACTGTTGTAGATCCACAACTAAG GGTGAAACACGTGAAAGGTCTACGCGTGGTGGACGGATCTGTAATGCCAACCATCGTATCTGGAAATACAAACGCTCCAATCATTATGATTGCCGAAAAAGCATCGGACATGATTCGTGGAATTAACTCTGTGTTTGCTCAACGTAGCCAAAACAAAATCTGA